One Moorella sp. E308F genomic region harbors:
- the cysK gene encoding cysteine synthase A, translating to MKVAADITQLIGRTPVVSLQRLVENGAAIYVKLEYFNPGASVKDRIALSMIEAAEAEGKLKPGATIVEPTSGNTGIGLAMIAAARGYRLIIVMPETMSIERRKLLAAYGAEFILTPGHLGMKGAVDKAMELVRENPDYFMPQQFENPANPDVHRRTTAREILEQMGKDLDAFVAGVGTGGTITGVGEVLKQEIPGIKIIAVEPAASPVLSGGRPGPHKIQGIGAGFIPQVLRREVIDEVITVSNEDALMTARRLAQMEGLLVGISSGAAVYAALQVARRLGKGKKVLAIAPDTGERYLSTELFKIG from the coding sequence ATGAAAGTAGCCGCCGACATAACCCAGCTAATCGGCCGGACGCCAGTAGTAAGCTTACAACGCCTGGTGGAAAATGGGGCGGCAATATATGTAAAGCTGGAATACTTTAACCCCGGGGCTAGCGTTAAAGATCGAATTGCCCTCAGTATGATTGAAGCTGCGGAAGCAGAAGGAAAACTTAAACCGGGTGCCACCATCGTGGAGCCCACCAGCGGCAATACCGGCATTGGCCTGGCTATGATTGCAGCGGCCCGCGGCTACCGCTTAATCATTGTCATGCCGGAAACCATGAGCATTGAACGTCGCAAACTCCTGGCGGCCTATGGCGCTGAATTTATCCTAACTCCAGGGCACCTGGGTATGAAGGGGGCCGTAGATAAAGCCATGGAGTTAGTCCGGGAAAACCCTGATTATTTTATGCCTCAGCAGTTTGAAAACCCGGCCAACCCTGATGTACACCGCCGTACCACAGCCCGGGAAATTTTAGAGCAAATGGGCAAAGACCTGGATGCCTTTGTGGCCGGAGTGGGTACCGGGGGTACCATTACCGGCGTCGGCGAGGTTTTAAAGCAGGAAATTCCGGGGATAAAAATAATTGCTGTGGAACCGGCAGCTTCCCCCGTCCTTTCCGGGGGCCGGCCGGGCCCCCATAAGATCCAGGGCATCGGGGCCGGCTTTATCCCGCAGGTCCTGCGCCGCGAGGTAATCGATGAGGTTATTACCGTGTCCAATGAAGACGCCCTCATGACCGCCCGGCGCCTGGCTCAGATGGAAGGCCTGCTGGTGGGTATCTCTTCCGGTGCAGCCGTCTATGCCGCCCTGCAGGTGGCCCGGCGCCTGGGTAAAGGTAAAAAAGTACTGGCTATTGCTCCGGATACCGGCGAGCGTTATCTGAGCACCGAACTTTTTAAAATAGGGTAG
- the tyrS gene encoding tyrosine--tRNA ligase → MIRLEREVERQLKVLRRGVAEIIPEEDLKAKLKKSLSTGNPLRVKLGLDPTAPDIHLGHTVVLQKLRQFQELGHQVIIIIGDFTGRIGDPTGKSETRRQLSEAEVLANAETYKEQIFKILDPARTEVTFNSQWLARLTFADVIQLAAKITVARMLEREDFARRYQDNRPISVHEFFYPLMQGYDSVALGADVELGGTDQKFNLLMGRQLQREYGQEPQVAMMMPILPGLDGVQKMSKSLGNYIGINEPAKEMYGKTMSLPDELMLTYFELVTAVPLEELETIRQGLASGSLHPRDVKMRLAREIVGLYHGEAAAREAEKEFRQVFQLGDLPEEMPEVIVQEARMWLPRLMVQAGLAPSTSEARRLIRQGAVKLNGERLLDPDAEIAVHDGQVLQAGKRKFARLRVSFAPH, encoded by the coding sequence ATGATTCGGTTGGAACGAGAAGTAGAGCGGCAGCTTAAAGTCTTGCGCCGCGGAGTGGCTGAAATTATTCCGGAGGAAGACCTAAAGGCCAAGCTAAAGAAGTCCCTCAGCACCGGGAACCCCCTGCGGGTTAAACTGGGCCTGGATCCGACGGCCCCGGACATTCATCTGGGCCATACGGTAGTGCTCCAGAAATTGCGCCAGTTCCAGGAACTGGGCCACCAGGTGATTATCATTATTGGCGACTTTACTGGGAGAATCGGCGATCCAACCGGTAAATCGGAAACCAGGCGGCAGCTCTCGGAAGCTGAAGTCCTGGCCAATGCCGAAACCTACAAGGAGCAAATTTTTAAAATCCTGGACCCGGCCCGGACCGAGGTTACTTTTAACAGCCAGTGGCTGGCCAGGCTTACCTTTGCCGATGTTATCCAGCTGGCTGCCAAGATTACCGTGGCCAGGATGCTAGAAAGGGAAGATTTTGCCCGCCGTTACCAGGATAACCGGCCCATTAGCGTCCACGAATTCTTTTACCCCCTGATGCAGGGCTACGATTCCGTGGCCCTGGGGGCTGATGTCGAGCTTGGGGGAACGGACCAAAAGTTCAATCTCCTCATGGGACGCCAGTTACAGCGGGAGTACGGCCAGGAACCCCAGGTGGCCATGATGATGCCCATCCTGCCGGGGCTGGATGGTGTGCAGAAGATGAGTAAAAGCCTGGGCAATTATATCGGTATCAACGAACCGGCTAAAGAGATGTACGGCAAGACCATGTCTCTGCCCGATGAACTTATGCTGACTTACTTCGAGCTGGTAACGGCCGTGCCCCTGGAGGAACTGGAAACCATAAGACAGGGCCTCGCCAGCGGTAGCCTGCACCCGCGGGACGTAAAGATGCGTCTGGCCCGGGAAATTGTCGGCCTCTACCACGGGGAGGCAGCTGCCCGGGAGGCGGAGAAGGAATTTCGCCAGGTTTTCCAGCTGGGCGACCTGCCGGAAGAAATGCCGGAGGTGATCGTTCAGGAGGCCAGGATGTGGTTGCCGCGTCTGATGGTCCAGGCGGGTCTGGCCCCCAGCACCAGTGAAGCCAGGCGCCTGATCCGCCAGGGAGCAGTAAAACTCAATGGCGAACGCCTGCTTGATCCAGACGCGGAAATAGCTGTACACGACGGCCAGGTTCTCCAGGCCGGCAAGCGCAAATTTGCGCGGCTGCGTGTTTCTTTTGCCCCTCACTAA
- the yunB gene encoding sporulation protein YunB produces the protein MRRRWRRLGRQPMGALALVLVAGLLVLFLLEWRLHLAMETVAYAQARWAATEAMQQAVLDKITGQVSYNSLIQPGSSDDRIVFMQADALSISRLQAQAQLAVQERLAQLKGKTYYLPLGQVLGIKLLAAYGPPVPLRFIPIGTVNVNVGDTFEATGINQTRHRIYLQVESEVQVVAPFTRKQVTVTSTIPVAEAIIVGPVPQTYISLGSDFVKGILRTPQF, from the coding sequence TTGCGGCGGCGGTGGCGGCGACTGGGACGGCAGCCAATGGGAGCTCTGGCGCTCGTCTTAGTAGCCGGCTTGCTGGTGCTCTTCCTGCTGGAATGGCGCCTGCACCTGGCTATGGAAACGGTAGCTTATGCCCAGGCCCGCTGGGCAGCTACCGAGGCCATGCAACAGGCAGTGCTGGATAAAATAACTGGCCAGGTAAGTTATAATAGCCTGATTCAACCCGGAAGCAGTGATGACCGGATAGTTTTCATGCAGGCCGACGCTTTGAGTATCAGCCGCCTTCAGGCCCAGGCCCAGCTGGCTGTCCAGGAGCGCCTGGCCCAGCTGAAGGGGAAAACCTATTACTTACCCTTGGGGCAAGTGCTGGGGATAAAACTCCTGGCAGCCTACGGTCCCCCGGTGCCGCTGCGTTTTATTCCCATAGGTACCGTTAACGTCAATGTAGGGGATACCTTTGAAGCCACCGGCATCAACCAGACGCGCCACCGCATTTACCTCCAGGTAGAGAGCGAAGTCCAGGTAGTTGCTCCCTTCACCAGGAAACAGGTAACGGTTACCTCAACCATTCCGGTGGCTGAGGCCATTATTGTCGGCCCCGTTCCCCAGACCTATATTTCCCTGGGGTCTGACTTTGTGAAAGGTATTTTACGAACGCCACAATTTTAA
- a CDS encoding amidohydrolase, producing MTQETLCRQGYLDAHLHLWEFAIFNRFANLEKCLSLEELVETLKSRLVEGWAVGVRFNQERLAEKIIPGRAFLDHAFGSTPVVIVRTCLHLAAANTAAMQRLGFFAENGLFHEAEAFKLLNTLVASLNLEPGDILSRGLRELKQLGIIKAIDMGMDRDKRPFFEGLDQVVEVDFYTVDFELLDEALGFKVFLDGGLGARTAALTEEYADDPGNYGLLNYTDEALLSLVEKVHQKGKPVAAHAIGDRAVDQFLRVVRQSRHPLDRLEHVQYAREEQLDTLAELAIPVCIQPIFSREISWAVQRLGPERMKTAYAWGLMRDKGIRLLAGSDAPVEGHDPREAAATVAFLKGSHHLDFEEVLDLFARANWELYNG from the coding sequence ATGACACAAGAAACGCTCTGCCGCCAGGGGTATTTGGATGCCCACTTACATTTATGGGAATTTGCCATCTTCAATCGCTTCGCCAACCTGGAAAAATGCTTAAGCCTTGAGGAACTGGTGGAAACCCTGAAGTCTCGTTTGGTTGAAGGGTGGGCCGTAGGGGTACGCTTTAACCAGGAAAGGTTGGCCGAAAAAATTATCCCCGGGCGGGCCTTCCTGGATCACGCCTTCGGATCAACGCCGGTGGTAATAGTCCGGACTTGCCTGCACCTGGCCGCAGCCAATACGGCCGCCATGCAGAGGCTGGGATTTTTTGCGGAAAACGGGCTCTTCCATGAGGCCGAAGCATTTAAACTCCTAAATACTTTAGTGGCTAGCCTCAACCTGGAGCCAGGAGACATCCTATCCCGGGGCTTAAGGGAATTGAAGCAACTGGGGATAATTAAAGCCATCGATATGGGAATGGACCGGGACAAGCGCCCTTTCTTTGAGGGCTTGGACCAGGTGGTCGAGGTGGATTTCTACACGGTGGATTTCGAGCTACTGGATGAAGCCCTGGGGTTTAAAGTCTTCCTGGACGGGGGTCTGGGCGCTCGTACCGCGGCCCTTACGGAAGAATATGCCGACGATCCCGGTAACTATGGCCTGCTGAATTACACTGATGAGGCCCTCCTTTCTCTGGTTGAGAAGGTACACCAAAAAGGTAAACCCGTAGCCGCTCACGCCATCGGCGACCGGGCCGTTGACCAATTCCTGCGTGTTGTGCGGCAGAGCCGCCATCCCCTGGATCGCCTGGAACACGTCCAATACGCCCGGGAGGAGCAGCTGGATACCCTGGCGGAACTCGCGATCCCGGTCTGTATCCAGCCCATTTTTTCCCGGGAAATATCATGGGCTGTGCAAAGGTTGGGCCCGGAGCGCATGAAAACAGCCTACGCCTGGGGGCTCATGAGGGATAAAGGTATCCGCTTGCTGGCCGGCTCCGACGCACCTGTGGAAGGCCACGATCCCCGGGAAGCGGCTGCTACGGTCGCTTTCCTGAAAGGCAGCCATCATCTGGATTTCGAGGAGGTTTTGGACCTTTTTGCGCGGGCCAACTGGGAGCTCTATAACGGCTAA
- a CDS encoding 2-hydroxyacyl-CoA dehydratase subunit D, whose amino-acid sequence MSKLMGWLCHYTPVEILTALGYTPYRLLGRKGNNPRAATYLPGNLCPYVQSCLEAAIKQELPPLAGVVIARSCNAMIHLANVWPRYGLKGKILILEVPRRLDDNAVFYFSQNLRRLASELAHSGERQLNEERLWAAISWWEEQRAAWRKLLTCRAAGEDPPGGEEIMDGLARWQTPLNQREAEKWETVINRLARQPCRKSARRPRLLLSGSILPQELIAMVEACGGLSVFEDSCNARRLLLAPAVGAEGDPYLYLARLYLGGPPCPRMVNDREKRCRYWAEAVDRFHIQGVIYHAMKFCDAAMYDFLALKSFCEKRGLPLLRLDGDFSGGNRGQWQTRIEAFLEMLEVR is encoded by the coding sequence ATGAGCAAATTGATGGGCTGGCTGTGCCACTATACGCCGGTGGAAATTTTAACGGCTCTAGGGTACACCCCATACCGGCTGCTGGGACGAAAAGGCAATAACCCGCGCGCCGCTACATATCTGCCGGGGAACCTCTGCCCTTATGTCCAGAGCTGCCTCGAGGCAGCGATCAAGCAGGAGTTGCCACCCCTGGCCGGCGTCGTAATCGCCCGCTCCTGCAACGCCATGATCCACCTGGCTAACGTATGGCCACGCTATGGATTAAAAGGTAAGATCCTCATCCTCGAGGTGCCCCGCCGCCTTGATGACAACGCAGTTTTCTATTTCAGCCAGAATTTACGCCGGCTGGCGTCAGAGCTCGCTCATTCCGGGGAGCGGCAATTAAATGAAGAACGCTTGTGGGCGGCCATTAGCTGGTGGGAAGAACAAAGGGCCGCCTGGCGTAAGCTTTTAACCTGCCGGGCCGCAGGCGAAGACCCTCCGGGTGGGGAGGAAATCATGGACGGGCTGGCCAGGTGGCAAACGCCCCTTAACCAAAGAGAGGCAGAAAAATGGGAGACGGTTATTAATCGGTTAGCCAGGCAACCCTGTAGAAAATCCGCCCGGCGGCCGCGCTTGCTGCTTTCCGGAAGCATCCTGCCGCAAGAATTGATTGCCATGGTAGAAGCATGCGGCGGTTTATCTGTTTTCGAAGACAGCTGCAATGCCCGGCGCCTTTTATTAGCCCCCGCCGTCGGGGCAGAAGGTGACCCCTACCTTTATCTGGCCAGGCTCTACCTGGGAGGCCCCCCCTGTCCCAGGATGGTAAACGACCGCGAGAAACGCTGCCGGTACTGGGCCGAAGCAGTAGATCGATTCCATATCCAGGGAGTCATTTACCATGCCATGAAGTTTTGCGATGCCGCCATGTACGACTTCCTGGCCCTGAAGAGCTTTTGTGAAAAGAGGGGGTTACCCCTCCTTCGCCTCGATGGGGATTTCAGCGGTGGTAACCGGGGCCAGTGGCAGACGCGGATAGAAGCCTTTCTAGAAATGCTGGAGGTACGGTAA
- a CDS encoding DUF3842 family protein: MRIAVVDGQGGGIGKHITVRLREELPPEVEILALGTNAAATVAMLKAGANEGATGERAIIYNAPRVDVITGSVAILIADAMLGELTPAMAAAIAASPARKFLLPINKAGVEIIGVVPEPLPHLIDALARRLKTFCEGGTRKDV, translated from the coding sequence CTGCGGATAGCAGTGGTAGACGGGCAGGGGGGCGGCATCGGCAAGCATATTACCGTAAGGCTCAGGGAAGAACTACCGCCAGAGGTAGAAATCCTGGCCCTGGGGACTAACGCTGCCGCTACCGTAGCCATGCTCAAAGCCGGGGCCAATGAAGGGGCCACCGGTGAAAGGGCCATCATCTATAACGCCCCCCGGGTAGATGTCATCACCGGTTCCGTAGCCATCCTTATAGCCGACGCCATGCTGGGGGAACTGACGCCGGCTATGGCCGCGGCCATTGCCGCCAGCCCGGCGCGTAAATTTCTCCTGCCTATAAATAAGGCCGGCGTTGAAATAATTGGTGTTGTTCCTGAACCCTTACCCCACTTGATTGACGCCCTGGCGCGGCGTCTTAAAACCTTTTGCGAAGGAGGAACCCGGAAAGATGTGTGA
- a CDS encoding 2-hydroxyacyl-CoA dehydratase subunit D — MDIYQLLRSYLGSTLRQRAIRSPWTYRLLKQAVAAQKRHYPWQAAHRLLLNTIDQAAAAFLQKGPVIWHNVFFPTEVLYGLGTVPFAPEAAAVVATGLGIAERALQRAEGDWVSSEACSFHRLAHGCDREGYFPPPGAVVCSSHLCDTAPQSLAATAAYHGVPFYLLDVPHQQDDTALEYVARQLKSITFSLVETLNLAWDEDRFQAALVNSNAARERLLAINRLRQQRPACIRGEEAHSFIYLMLAGFGAATSVEVYGELLTELAQRYRDQRRAVPEEKARLVWLHLRPYYPNAIFQILEQEAGAVVVCEEMNYVYWEPLDPERPFYSLARKVLSHHGLGPITRRIEAILAMVDAYQAGGVIHFAHWGCRQSTAGLRMLQDALRERGIPFLNLEGDCVDQSKYAPGAVRTRLEGFLEMLL; from the coding sequence ATGGATATCTATCAGTTATTGCGCTCTTATCTGGGATCGACTTTGCGCCAGCGCGCCATAAGATCTCCCTGGACATATAGACTACTGAAGCAGGCCGTGGCAGCCCAAAAAAGACATTATCCCTGGCAGGCGGCCCACCGGCTGCTTCTCAATACCATCGACCAGGCAGCAGCAGCTTTTTTACAAAAAGGGCCGGTGATCTGGCACAATGTTTTCTTCCCCACCGAGGTCCTTTATGGTCTGGGAACAGTTCCCTTCGCCCCGGAAGCAGCCGCTGTGGTGGCTACAGGTTTGGGAATAGCCGAGAGGGCCTTGCAGCGGGCTGAAGGTGATTGGGTAAGCAGCGAGGCCTGCTCCTTCCACCGCCTGGCCCACGGTTGCGACCGGGAAGGTTACTTCCCGCCGCCAGGAGCGGTAGTATGCAGCTCTCACCTGTGCGACACTGCTCCCCAGTCCCTGGCGGCCACGGCAGCTTACCACGGGGTGCCTTTTTACCTTTTAGACGTACCCCATCAGCAGGACGATACCGCCCTGGAATATGTCGCCCGCCAGCTCAAAAGCATAACCTTTTCCCTGGTAGAAACCTTAAACCTGGCGTGGGACGAGGACCGTTTTCAAGCGGCCCTTGTTAACTCCAACGCAGCCCGGGAACGCCTGCTGGCAATAAACCGCCTGCGCCAGCAGCGCCCGGCCTGCATCCGGGGGGAAGAAGCCCACAGCTTTATTTACCTCATGCTAGCGGGTTTTGGCGCCGCAACCTCGGTGGAGGTTTACGGGGAACTATTGACGGAACTGGCTCAGCGTTACCGGGACCAGCGCCGGGCCGTGCCGGAAGAAAAGGCGCGTTTGGTATGGTTGCACCTGCGGCCCTATTACCCCAACGCCATTTTCCAGATTTTAGAACAGGAGGCCGGAGCGGTGGTAGTTTGCGAAGAGATGAATTATGTTTATTGGGAACCCCTGGACCCGGAAAGGCCCTTTTACAGCCTGGCGCGTAAAGTTTTAAGCCACCACGGCCTCGGCCCTATAACCAGGAGGATAGAAGCTATCCTGGCCATGGTCGACGCCTACCAGGCCGGCGGGGTTATCCATTTTGCCCACTGGGGTTGCCGCCAGAGCACAGCCGGTTTGCGCATGTTGCAGGATGCTTTGCGGGAAAGGGGCATACCTTTCCTCAACCTGGAGGGCGACTGCGTCGATCAAAGCAAATACGCCCCAGGCGCTGTCAGGACGCGCTTGGAAGGTTTTCTGGAAATGTTATTATAA
- a CDS encoding CooT family nickel-binding protein, whose product MCEANAYLLKEGGEEELVFENVDRIVPREDGILMEDIFGKKKILRARIKEMALVDHKIFLEAI is encoded by the coding sequence ATGTGTGAAGCCAATGCTTATCTCTTGAAAGAGGGCGGGGAAGAAGAACTGGTCTTTGAAAATGTTGACAGGATTGTGCCCCGGGAAGACGGTATCCTCATGGAAGATATCTTTGGCAAAAAGAAAATCCTGCGTGCCCGCATCAAAGAAATGGCCCTGGTCGATCATAAAATTTTCCTGGAGGCCATTTAA
- a CDS encoding acyl-CoA dehydratase activase → MSLTAGVDIGSLTTKAVVVRDGRLVGAAVLKSGVDSAEIARKALQEALEQAGFKEDSLDGIVATGYGRIRVPFAQRRVTEITCHARGIYHLWPDIRTVIDIGGQDSKVILLDDGGKVRDFVMNEKCAAGTGRFLEVMASALEVPVKDMGTLSQQASQGASISSMCTVFAESEVVSLVAEGRPVAEIIKGLHNAIAQRVVAMAQRAGWEEPVAMTGGVAKNPGVVKSLEEYLGTSIRIPPDPQIIGALGAALLAAG, encoded by the coding sequence TTGAGCCTAACAGCGGGAGTGGATATCGGGTCCCTGACGACCAAAGCAGTTGTAGTCCGGGACGGCCGGTTGGTGGGCGCCGCCGTCCTGAAGAGCGGCGTTGACAGCGCTGAGATTGCCAGGAAGGCTTTACAGGAGGCCCTGGAACAAGCCGGGTTTAAGGAAGATTCCCTGGACGGCATTGTCGCCACGGGCTACGGCCGCATCCGGGTTCCCTTCGCCCAGCGCCGGGTTACCGAAATAACCTGCCACGCCAGGGGAATTTATCACCTCTGGCCGGACATACGCACGGTCATCGATATTGGCGGCCAGGATAGCAAAGTTATCCTCCTGGATGACGGCGGCAAAGTGCGGGATTTTGTCATGAATGAGAAATGTGCCGCCGGCACCGGCCGTTTCCTGGAAGTCATGGCCAGCGCCCTGGAGGTCCCGGTAAAGGATATGGGGACCCTCTCTCAACAGGCAAGCCAGGGTGCCAGCATTAGCAGCATGTGTACCGTCTTTGCCGAATCCGAAGTCGTTTCCCTGGTAGCCGAAGGCCGGCCGGTAGCAGAAATTATCAAAGGCCTGCATAATGCTATCGCCCAGCGGGTGGTGGCCATGGCCCAGCGGGCAGGCTGGGAAGAGCCGGTAGCCATGACGGGCGGGGTGGCCAAAAACCCGGGGGTTGTAAAAAGCCTGGAAGAATACCTTGGCACAAGCATCCGCATACCCCCGGACCCGCAAATAATTGGAGCCCTGGGGGCAGCCCTGCTAGCGGCCGGGTAA
- a CDS encoding YebC/PmpR family DNA-binding transcriptional regulator, with the protein MSGHSKWANIKHRKAKMDEKRGRLFTKIGREIIIAARQGGGDPEGNPRLKAAIARAKEVNMPNENIQRAIMRGTGEIEGAAYEEMVYEGYGPGGVAMLLNIATDNRNRTASEIRYIFSRNGGNLGESGCVAWMFNPKGVISVEVPAGETREELILQAIEAGAEDVDDSAPDAMEIKTAPEDLEKVKKALQEAGANITSAEIAMVPQTTVTIDDPEMAAKVMRLVDRLEDHDDVQAVYTNADIPAAVLEQLEL; encoded by the coding sequence ATGTCCGGACATTCCAAGTGGGCCAATATAAAACATCGTAAGGCCAAGATGGATGAAAAGCGCGGCCGCCTTTTTACTAAAATCGGGCGAGAGATTATCATTGCTGCCCGGCAGGGAGGCGGTGACCCCGAAGGTAACCCGCGCTTGAAGGCAGCCATCGCCCGGGCTAAGGAAGTCAATATGCCCAATGAGAATATACAGCGGGCCATTATGCGCGGTACCGGCGAGATTGAAGGCGCAGCTTATGAAGAAATGGTTTATGAAGGCTATGGTCCCGGAGGCGTAGCCATGTTGTTAAATATTGCTACGGATAACCGTAACCGCACGGCTTCAGAAATCCGGTATATCTTTTCCCGCAATGGTGGAAATTTGGGGGAAAGCGGCTGTGTAGCCTGGATGTTTAACCCCAAGGGGGTCATTAGCGTCGAAGTTCCGGCGGGAGAAACCCGGGAAGAATTAATCCTCCAGGCTATTGAGGCCGGAGCAGAAGATGTTGATGATAGTGCCCCTGACGCCATGGAAATAAAGACTGCTCCTGAAGACCTGGAGAAGGTAAAGAAAGCCCTGCAGGAAGCCGGAGCTAATATTACTAGCGCCGAAATAGCAATGGTACCCCAGACTACAGTAACCATTGACGATCCGGAAATGGCGGCTAAAGTCATGCGCCTGGTGGACCGCCTGGAGGATCACGATGACGTCCAGGCTGTTTATACCAACGCCGACATTCCTGCTGCCGTTCTGGAGCAGCTGGAGTTATAA
- a CDS encoding CAP domain-containing protein, with protein MRSKFKTLAASLAVILIVTTLAIVPVTPVQAATYTIYNGNYYAFHFAPQNYFYIRYYRPQPAPQPQPAPAPKPAPAPTPAPQPASQSATSSYQMNQFEQKVVDLVNAERAKVGLKPLTVDLQLAKVARLKAEDMRDNNYFSHESPTYGSFFNMLQKFGITYRTAGENIAAGYRTPEAVVAAWMGSPGHRSNILNPNFTAIGVGHAKGGRYGNYWVQLFT; from the coding sequence TTGCGGTCTAAATTCAAAACCCTGGCCGCATCCCTGGCTGTAATATTAATTGTTACCACCCTGGCCATCGTACCGGTCACGCCTGTTCAAGCAGCAACTTACACAATTTACAATGGTAACTATTATGCTTTCCATTTCGCACCGCAAAATTATTTTTACATCAGGTATTACCGCCCGCAACCGGCACCTCAACCTCAACCGGCTCCAGCACCAAAACCGGCACCGGCTCCAACTCCGGCCCCTCAACCTGCATCCCAGTCTGCTACCAGTAGCTACCAGATGAACCAGTTTGAGCAAAAAGTCGTCGACCTGGTCAACGCCGAGCGAGCTAAAGTCGGGCTGAAGCCGTTAACTGTAGATTTACAGCTGGCAAAAGTAGCACGCCTCAAGGCTGAAGATATGCGGGATAATAATTACTTCAGCCACGAATCGCCTACCTACGGATCTTTCTTTAACATGTTACAGAAATTCGGTATTACTTACCGTACCGCCGGTGAAAACATCGCCGCCGGCTATCGAACGCCCGAAGCCGTGGTAGCTGCCTGGATGGGTAGCCCCGGCCACCGCAGCAATATCTTAAACCCCAATTTTACGGCCATTGGCGTCGGCCATGCCAAAGGCGGCAGGTACGGTAACTACTGGGTGCAGCTATTCACCTAA